Below is a window of Flavobacterium cyclinae DNA.
TTCACCCCTATAGTAAATGAAGGTAAATTGATTTATGAAAAGAATTGTGCAAACTGCCATGGTTTTTATAACCCAACCGATTTTAATGCAGAACAATGGAAACCTATTTTGTTAAGCATGCAGAAAAATGCCAATATTTCTGACGAAGAAAGAGAAAAGATTTTTGACTATTTGACAAAATAATTTTGAAACGGATGTTGGATTAATTTCTTTGGTATTGTTTTTGTAATTTTACCAACAAATTCATGTTATGAAAACCAAATTATCTTTTTTCTTTCTTCTTTTCTCAATGTTTTCTTTTGCTCAAGTACCACATTGTGGTTTTGATTTTACGTCGTATTTGGTTGTAAAAGCCCATGAAGAAGGAAAATCAGATAATATTCCCGATTTAAAGATTTTTATTGTAAACGAAAAAGGAGAAGAAATTATTAATGAAAATAATAAATACAGTTGGAAATATGGGAATCAACCTTTGGAGTTTACTAGAAATTATTTGATTAGTAAACCAAACGAACCTGAGAAATGGTTTTTTCCTTATGCTGGAGATACCTACTTACTTTCAGTAACCAATACCTTTCCTGCAGAAGAATTTTACATTAAAATTAAAGATGCTAAAGGAAGATACAAAGAGCAATTAGTCCAATTACAAGCGTTTAATATGTACATTTTATGTTCGAGTGAAAACGAACGCCAAGCCAGATCTTTCGGACCGAGAACTAACAATCCTATTGAGGTGGTTTTAGAAAAGAAGTAATAGATTATGGCAAATTCAGCAGAAGTAAAATTTCAAAACCATTTCAAGCTCAATGTTTTATTCAAAGATTACATCCTTTTTGAAAATTTGTTACTTGAGAATAATATAGACTTCTATCATAATAGTAATGAAAACTCAGATATTAGTGATGGAACTTTATTCTTTTTGTTAGATAAAGACAGAGTTATTATTGATAAACTTCTTATTGATAATGAAATTATAGCAAGTACTGAAACCATTTTAATGTCAGATTATCGAGAAGAAAGAAAAGTTCAAAAACTTCATTTATCAGTTTACTTAATAATAATCTTAATTTTAGTTATTATTATCTTATCTGGAGATTTAGTTTAACAATTATTGTTTCTTTACTTTAAAAAATTTAATTTTTTATTTGATGAATAAATATCTCAAATTTTTCTTTAGTTTCTGCATTATAAATAGTTACCAAAAGATTTCGGTCAATGAAAATATTGAAAATATTTTCTTCTACATGTAGCGTTGGTTCAAATTTATTTTCACTTTGATAAAAATTTCGACTTTTGAATTTTGTAAATTCAATTGTTGAATCATTTTTGAAAGCTAATGATTTTATATTTTTTATTTTTATTCCAAATAATGAATGAAAAGCGGTTATGGCTTTATTTTCTATAATTATTGATTTTTTTAGAAGTAAAAAGAATAGAAAAATTAGATTTATAAAAGTTAAAATTATGAATAATTTTAGATTGAATTTCTCAAAAAAAGTGAATCCAAAATTTATACCTATTGAAACCATAAAAAGAATTATAAGATTTAATTTTCTATAATAATCCCAAGAACTTTCTAGATTTATTTTCATAAAAAGAAGTTACATAATTAGAATAACTGAAAACTGACCACTGACCACTGGGTACTTTATCACTTCCATTTAATATTACACCCAATACTTGGCTTTTGTTCTGGATTAATTAAACGATTCATAAGCACACCATCAATTGCACTTCGTAAATCGGAACCACTTAACGGGATGCCATTGGCTGGTCGGCTATCGTCTAATTGTCCTCTGTAAACCAATTTATTTTGATTGTCGAAGAGATAAAAATCAGGAGTACAAGCAGCATCATAGGCTTTGGCTATTTCTTGTGTTTCATCATATAAATATGGAAATTCGAAATTGTTTTTAAAAGCAAATTCAGTCATTAATTCTGGGGCATCTTGCGGATATTTCACAATATCGTTACTCGAAATAGCAGCAAAACCAATCCCTTGCACACGATAATCATTAGCAATACGAGTAATTTCTTCCATGACATGATGCACAAACGGACAATGATTGCAAATAAACATTACAACCGTTCCTTTTTCGCCTTTGCAATCAGCAAACGTTTTAAAATCGGTAGCATTAGTATCTCTCAAATTAAAATCAGGAGCAAATGTGCCTAATGGTAACATGTTAGAAGGAGTTTGAGCCATTTTAAAATTAGAATTTAGAGGTTAGAATTTAGAAGTTTTAATCTATTTACTTTCGACTTTTTACTTTTAACTTTCATTGATTATACGCACCAAATCTTTTATTGTTACAAAATGCGTCAATACTTTTTTTTGGAAAGGCATTTTCTTACTTTTGCATAACAACACAACACACTATGTATAAAATCTTCATTCGTCCGTTACTTTTCTGTTTCGATCCAGAAAAAGTGCATTATTTTACTTTTTCATTCATTCGTTTTCTGAATAAAATTCCAGGTTTTTCTAGTTTATTTCAATCGCTTTACGAAGTAAAAGATGCTCGTTTAGAGCGAGAAGTTTTCGGAATTAAATTCAAGAATCCAGTTGGATTAGCGGCAGGATTTGATAAAGATGCGAAGTTATATCAAGAGTTATCGAATTTTGGTTTCGGATTTATTGAAATTGGAACGTTGACTCCGGTTGGACAAGAAGGAAATCCAAAAAAACGTTTGTTTCGCTTAAAAGAAGACAATGCGATTATCAATCGAATGGGTTTCAATAATGGAGGTGTAAAAGAAGCCGTTGAACGTTTGAAAAAGAATAAAGGCGTTTTAATAGGAGGAAACATTGGGAAAAATAAAGTTACGCCAAACGAAGAAGCGGTAAAAGATTACGAAATCTGTTTTGAAGCTTTGTTTCCGTATGTTGATTATTTTGTGGTGAATGTGAGTTCGCCAAACACACCCAATCTACGTGAATTACAAGATAAAAAACCTTTGACCGACTTGCTGCAAACCCTTCAAGATAAAAACAACGCAAAACCAAAACAAAAACCAATTTTACTAAAAATCGCTCCCGATTTAACCGATGAACAACTTTTAGATATTATTGATATCGTCAACGAAACCAAAATCGCAGGTGTAATTGCTACGAATACTACGATTTCTCGCGAAGGTTTACAATCTGAAAATAAATCAGAAATGGGTGGTTTGTCTGGAAAACCATTAACCAAACGTTCAACAGAAGTGATTCGTTTTCTTTCGGAAAAAAGCAATAAGTCGTTTCCAATCATTGGAGTAGGAGGTATTCACACAGCAGAAGATGCGATTGAAAAGCTAAATGCTGGAGCAAGTTTGGTGCAACTTTATACGGGATTTATTTACGAAGGTCCGGCTTTAGTAAAAGCAATCAATAAAAAGATTTTGGAAAACAGTTAAAATTTCTATCTTTGAAGCTATGAACGAAATCAAAATTATCGAGTGTCCGCGCGATGCCATGCAAGGCATTAAACCGTTTATTCCTATCGAAAAAAAGGTAAAATACATTCAATCGTTATTGCGTGTAGGCTTTGATACTATTGATTTTGGAAGTTTTGTTTCGCCAAAAGCGATTCCGCAAATGCAAGATACGGTTGAGGTATTAGCACAATTAGATTTGTCAGCAACGAACAGCAAATTGTTAGCGATTATTGCCAATACACAAGGCGCTCAAAATGCTTCGGTTCACAAAGAAATTCAATATTTAGGATTTCCATTTTCGATTTCGGAAAACTTTCAAATGCGAAATACGCACAAAACAATTGCGGAAAGTTTGGTTACGCTACAAGAGATTTTAGAAATCGCTGATAAATCAAATAAGGAAGTGGTTACCTATATTTCAATGGGGTTTGGAAATCCGTATGGAGATCCATGGAATGTTGAAATTGTTGGCGAATGGACCGAAAAATTAGCGAATATGGGTGTGAAAATCCTATCGCTTTCGGATACCGTTGGAAGTTCCACTCCTGAAGTTATTGATTATTTGTTTTCCAATTTGATTCCGAAATATCCAAACATTGAATTTGGTGCGCATCTTCACACTACGCCAGGCAAATGGTTTGAAAAAATTGATGCGGCTTACAATGCAGGTTGTCGTCGTTATGATGGCGCGATTCAAGGTTTTGGTGGTTGTCCTATGGCAAAAGATGATTTAACAGGAAACATGCCTACGGAGAAATTGTTGTCGTATTTCACTACCAAAAGAGAAAATACGAATACGAGTCCAATGAGTTTTGAAAGTGCTTATAACGAAGCGACAAAATTATTTGGCGAGTTTCATTAATCTGTTTTTCTTCGTTTAAACGCTTTGTAAATTTCGACCCAAAGTACCGAAATACTTCCCACTACAACACATAATCCTATTTGGGAACTACTTACCATTTCAAACAAGAAGAAGTTCGAAAATGCAGGAATAAACAGTATTAATCCAGTTAATAATATAGTGATTCCTATAATCAATCCTACCAAATTATTTTTGTACTGAATCGTTTTGAAAATCGAATAATAAAACGAACGATTTGCCAATGTTAATACAATGTTTGATGTGATTAACGTTAAGAAAATTAAGGTTCTAGTGCCGTTTTCGGACATGTTTTCTCCTATAGCATATTGATAAATAAATAGCAATCCTAACGTTATGACTAATCCTTGAATAATGCTTATCAATACTTCTTTGAAATTAAAGAAAGTGGTTGTTAGTGGTCTTGGTTTTTGTAACATGAGATTGTCTTCCATAGGTTCGTTTTCGTAGATTATGGAGCAAGTTGGACCCATAATGATTTCTAAAAAAATAATATGAACTGGCGTGAAAATATTCGGATACATCCAACCCAAAGACAACGGAATAAATACAATTAAGATAATTGGAATATGAATCGAAATAATGTATTGAATCGCTTTTTTAAGGTTGAGGTATATTTTTCTTCCCATAGCAATGGCATCCGTCATTCGTTCGAAATTGTCGTCTACAAGAATTAAATTCGCAGCTTGTTTCGCAATTTCGGTTCCCTTTTTACCCATTGCAATTCCAATATGAGCTGACTTCAATGCGGGTCCGTCGTTTACACCATCACCCGTCATGGCTACGATTTGGTTATTTGCTTTTAAAGCTTTGATGATTCTTAGTTTTGCTTCTGGAAACATTCTGGTGAAAATAGCCGTTTCCATTACTTTCTCTTTTAAAGTAGCTTCATCCATTGCCATTAATTCGTCGCCATTCAATACTTTATCAGCGTTTTTAAACCCGACTTGTTTTGCGATGGTAGAAGTTGTTTCAGCATTATCACCTGTTACAATTTTTACTTGAATTCCCGCTTTGTAAAACGTTTCAAAAACGGCTTGAATATTGTGTTTTGGTGGATCATAAAAAGCAACCAAACCTTTAAATTTGAATTTTAATGCTTGTTGGCTTTCAGGATAATCCGTTCCTGAAAAGTCAGAAACTCCAACGCCTAAAACGCGAAAACCTTTTTGCGTCATGGCTTTCATCGCCTCAAAAATCTGATTTTTTTCAGCTTCACTTAAGCGACTAACCGCTATTAATGCTTCTGGTGCGCCTTTAGCTGCAATAATGCGTTGTCCTGTATTATTTTCAAAAACATGCGTCATCATAGGCGGTTTTCCACTTAACGGATATTCGTGAACCATTTTAAAATGAGGTCGTTTGTCTTCACTTTCAAAATTAGAATAGGCTTCATGAATCGCAATTTCCATGGCATCAAACGGAATGGGTTCACTCGACCACATGGCGTAATTTATGATTTCTTCGGCTTCAGGATTTAGTTTTTGTGTAGTTGCTACTATCGAATTGGATTTAAAAAGATACAATTCGGCTAAACTCATTCGGTTTTCGGTAATCGTTCCGGTTTTATCGGTGCAAATTACGGTTGCGCTTCCAAGGGTTTCTACTGTTTTGGTTTGTTTGGTAATGATTCCCATTTTCATCAATCGCCAAGCACCTAAAGCCATAAATGTAGTAAATGCAACCGGAATTTCCTCTGGAATAACGCTCATTGCAAGTGTTAATGCTTTCAATAAACTATCTAATACCATTCTCGAGTTGTAGTAATTAATTGCCCAAACAATTGCAAAAATGACCAAACCTATAATCGACATTTTGGTGACGAAATTCCCGATTTGAATTTGTAAAGGCGTTTTCTCTTCTTCAATATCATTCAAACTCGAACCAATTTTTCCTAGTTGTGTTTTATTTCCGATAGCAGTTACTTCACAAATCGCCAAACCAGAAGCTACAATTGTACCTTGAAAAACTTGTTTGTTTTCGGATTCATTAGATTTAAATACGGCTAAAGATTCACCCGTTAAAATAGATTCGTTAACCGAAAAATCGTTGGAGGAAAGAATAATTCCGTCAGCAGGAATGAAAGCGCCTTCTTCTAATTGAACACAATCACTTATAACAATTTCCTCTGTTGGAATTTCAATTAATTGACTGTTTCTAATGACTTTGCATTTCGGTTGAGTTAGTTTTTTTAAAGCTTCAATCGCATTACGACTTCTAGATTCTTGAAAAACGGATATGGCAACAACTGATATTATGGCAAATGTCATGAAGATTCCATCAGCGTAATCTCCAGTTATGAAATAAATACTGGTCGCTGTTAGCAATAAAAGAAACATAGGTTCTTTTACAATGTCTAAGATTGAATTCAGAAAATGGTTTTTATCCTGATGGTTAATAGTATTGGTTCCGAATTTTTTTGAGGATTCTAAAACTTCCAAATCAGATAGTCCTGTACTGTATTTTGTAGAATCGTTCATTGCTATTGGAAATTTATTAGCCAATTTACATAATTTATTCTTAAAAAATCTAGATTATTCGTCAATTTTTTACTATATTTGCACGCAATTTAACAACAACTACAAATTGCACCATGAAAGCACACACAACTAAAATCGTTGGCGAAGGTCTTACTTACGACGATGTTTTGCTTATTCCAAATTATTCAGAAATTTTACCACGCGAAGTTAGTATTCAATCGAAGTTTTCGAGAAATATTACGTTGAATGTTCCTATCGTTTCTGCAGCTATGGATACGGTTACCGAAAGCTCTATGGCAATTGCTATGGCACAAGAAGGAGGAATCGGTGTTTTGCATAAAAACATGACGATTGAGCAACAAGCAGCTAAAGTGAAGAAAGTAAAACGTGCGGAAAGCGGTATGATTATCGATCCAGTAACGTTGCCTTTAACAGCTACGGTTGGTGATGCTAAAATGGCAATGAAAGAATTTAGTATTGGCGGAATTCCAGTAGTAGATGAAAACGGAACGTTAAAAGGAATTGTTACCAATAGAGATTTACGTTTCGAAAAAGTAAATTCACGTTCTATTTTAGAAGTAATGACTTCTGAAAATTTAGTAACGGCTGCTCAAGGAACTACTTTGCAAGAAGCAGAGGGAATTTTACAAGAAAATAAAATTGAGAAATTACCTGTTGTTGATAACAATAATAAATTAGTTGGATTAATTACATTTAGAGATATTACTAAGCTTACTCAGAAGCCAATTGCTAATAAAGATAAATTTGGTCGTTTACGTGTAGCTGCGGCTTTAGGAGTTACAGCTGATGCAGTAGATAGAGCAACAGCATTAGTAAACGCTGGAGTTGATGCAGTTATCATCGATACCGCTCACGGACATACGAAAGGTGTGGTTGATGTATTAAAAGCTGTAAAAGCGAAATTCCCAGAATTAGATGTAGTAGTAGGTAATATTGCTACTCCAGAAGCAGCATTATATTTAGCTCAAAACGGAGCTGATGCAGTTAAAGTTGGAATTGGACCAGGTTCTATTTGTACAACGAGAGTTGTAGCTGGAGTTGGATTTCCTCAATTTTCAGCGGTTTTAGAAGTCGCTGCGGCATTAAGAGGTTCTGGAGTTCCGGTTATTGCTGATGGTGGAATTCGTTATACAGGAGATATTCCTAAAGCGATTGCGGCAGGAGCTGATTGTGTGATGTTAGGTTCACTTTTAGCAGGAACAAAAGAATCGCCAGGAGAAACGATAATTTTTGAAGGAAGAAAATTCAAATCGTACCGTGGAATGGGTTCTGTTGAGGCAATGCAAGAAGGTTCTAAAGACCGTTATTTCCAAGATGTAGAAGACGATGTGAAGAAATTAGTTCCAGAAGGAATTGTAGGTCGTGTACCTTACAAAGGAGAATTAAACGAAAGTATGCAACAATTCATCGGAGGTTTAAGAGCTGGAATGGGTTATTGTGGTGCAAAAGATATTCCAACCTTACAAGAAAACGGTCGTTTTATAAGAATTACAGCAAGTGGAATTGGCGAAAGTCACCCACACAATGTAACAATTACAAAAGAAGCTCCGAATTATTCGAGATAGTTTTGGTGTTTATAAAATATAAACCTGACAGGTTTCAAAAACCTGTCAGGTTTTTTTGTGCATCAAATAGAACACGAATTTCACGAATTAGCACTAATTGATTGGTATAAATTCGTGAAATTTGTGTTTGATTACTTAGCTCCAAACAATTGCACGGCATAAATTTTCTTGTTTTCCCAATCGATGCTAAAACCGATTTCGGTGTAGAAATATTTATGTTCTATCATGTTTTTGTAATGATTGGGTGATTTCTTCCACAGATTGAACATTTTTAAAGCTAAAGCGTCTAAATCAGTTTCTGAATAAATTTGGTCTTTAATACCGGTGAATAATAAGTTTTCACCCACCAAAACAAACGAATTTCCGCCATAAAAATACACGCGCTCTTTTGGACTTTGCTTTTTGGAATCAGTTTGTTCGTGAGATAAAGTTTGAGCTTTTGCGATGTATTTGGCATGATCATCCGCAGCTTTTTTGAGAAAACTATCTAAGCCTAGTACTTTTCTATCATTGCCTGCTCGTTCTTCATTTATTAATTTGTGTACTTTAATTTTTAGTTTCTCTACATCAATTTTGTTTTGATTTTGACTGAAACCCAATGAAGTAACAAGAATTAATACTAATGTAATATAGGTTTTCATGTTAGTTGGATATTTTTTAATAACTCGTTTATTTACATATTATTACATTTTTTGCAAAAATCAGATTTAATTTGTTCGTTTCTTAAAAGATTAAAATTTTCTTTTTGCCATTCACACCATTCTTTTTTGTTTAATTGATAAACCTTATTTAAAACTTGTTGATTTGTTTTTGCATTATTTTCTTCAAAGAATAAAGCAGCTGTTTGTGCTAATAATAAAGCTTCTTCTTTTGAAAATGAGGGTTTATTCATTTCGCTTTTGAGCAAGGCAATACTATAGCTATAAACACTCCAATGATTAACAAATAAAGCTAAATTCATTCTATCTTCTTTCGTTTTTATATTCGATTTAAAACTCAAATAAACTCTATCGAAATATTCATTTATGTTTTTGTAATCATTGATATGATTGCTGTAATAAAGTAAAATATAATCGAAATTTGATTGAAGTTTTTTATTTTCTTTAAACGTTATGAATTTATTTTCTACTGAAACAGGTTTAATAACATTAGTTAGTTTAGAAAAATTTATATCCCATTTTTCAAGCAATTCACTATTGATTCTAGAATAAAGGATTAATAAATTTAATTGGGCATTTTTTGGTAAAGAGTCAAATTTTTCCAGCCAAATTTTCAAAAATTGAGTTGTTTTAAAATAATCTTGGTTAAAATTTTTGCAAATTACTGCCGTTGCATTTTGAACTAATTTAGGATTTGTTTTTATTTCATTAAAAACCATTTCATCAAAAATACATGAACTAAACTCTAAAGAATATATTTTCGAAAGTGCCAAATTAGCCTTTTTATAGTCCTTATCAAAAATTGCTGTTTTAAGATTTAAGTCATAAAATAATTCTGAATTTTGTGCTTTTAACAATGAATCTTTATCGATTTCTCCATAATAATTGACAACTAATTTAGACACTCTTTGTTCATTTAGATATGTTTCAAAATCTTTGTTTTTTAGATTAATGTATTTTCTAATTTCATTTTTTGGTTTACTTGCTAAATATTCCATATTTTCCATTGCTAATTGGATATAGCATTTTTCCCAATTTTCTTCTGCTACAATTATCGAAGGTTTTATTTTGATTCCCAATGAATCTTTGGCAAATTTTTGTATTGCAGCCGCTCTATCATTATGTAGTTTTTTATTTGATATTTCATTTCCTTCAACCGAACTATAACTATATATTTGAGTAGAATGTACTTTATGGTGTAATTTATAGTAACTTTCATTATTTGATTTCACTTTGTTTTTGTCAAATTCAAATAAAATTTCTTCAGTATATATGATTCCTTTGTTACTCAAACTTGCATCATTTGTTAGTTCAATGATTGGATCTAATGGAAATAAATCAATGGTTTTTGATTTTATTTGTAAAGGCACAACATATTCGCAAGCACAATTATCAAAAATCAAAATTACATTTGCTACAATTTCTTTTCCGATAAGATGACTTGGAACTTTTCCAACGTTAGTGATTAACTTGTATTTGTTTTGAGCTGTGTTGTTTTTTAATAATTCTTCTCTATAAATGGGTTCTGACATAACGCCATCATAAATTGGAGAAATGTCAAAAGTGTTTGGTTTGTTGCAGCTCATTTGTTCTTTTTCAACAAAATCAATTGCGATTCCATCTTTTGGATTAGAAAATATTGTTTCAAATTCTTGTTTGTCATGATAATATAAAATGACATTTTCTCCTTCTATTTGTATACTATTTCCAATGTGTAATTTAGTGCCAAAATCAATAGTTTTACATTTTTGATTTTTAACCTTTAAACCAAAAGCATTTTCAGATAGTTGGTTTGGAATTTCTATTCCTTTACGACCAAAAACGTGAGTAGCGTAAATCCTATTTCTTTTTATATCAATAAAAAAACCTAAATCGGCTGCATCAAAATCTTTGTTAATTATGTTTTTGTAATGAGGTGGCGAATTTTTCCACTGATTGAAAATCGTTTGAGCTAATTTATCTAATTCTTTATCGCTATATTTTTCTTGTTTAATAGAAGTAAATAAAATGTTTTCACCAAATCCACTAAACTTTTTTCCACCATAAAAATTAACTCGATCACTTGGATTCTTCTTTTTTACATCTTTTTGTTCATGCGATAAAAAACCTAATTTCTTTAAATATAAACTATGATCTTCAGCAGCTTTAAGAAGAAAAGTATCTTTATCAAATTCTTTTAATTTTAGTGATTTTCTGTGATTGTTTATTAAAATACTCACTTTTGAATTTAACTTTTTAAAGTCGATTTCAACTTCTTTTTGAGAGAAAATTGAAATTGAAAATA
It encodes the following:
- a CDS encoding CAP domain-containing protein — protein: MKTYITLVLILVTSLGFSQNQNKIDVEKLKIKVHKLINEERAGNDRKVLGLDSFLKKAADDHAKYIAKAQTLSHEQTDSKKQSPKERVYFYGGNSFVLVGENLLFTGIKDQIYSETDLDALALKMFNLWKKSPNHYKNMIEHKYFYTEIGFSIDWENKKIYAVQLFGAK
- a CDS encoding thioredoxin family protein, which codes for MAQTPSNMLPLGTFAPDFNLRDTNATDFKTFADCKGEKGTVVMFICNHCPFVHHVMEEITRIANDYRVQGIGFAAISSNDIVKYPQDAPELMTEFAFKNNFEFPYLYDETQEIAKAYDAACTPDFYLFDNQNKLVYRGQLDDSRPANGIPLSGSDLRSAIDGVLMNRLINPEQKPSIGCNIKWK
- a CDS encoding c-type cytochrome — its product is MKIKSLAFAFILILTLACSPKIIQPEVIKSTEVPFTPIVNEGKLIYEKNCANCHGFYNPTDFNAEQWKPILLSMQKNANISDEEREKIFDYLTK
- a CDS encoding quinone-dependent dihydroorotate dehydrogenase; translation: MYKIFIRPLLFCFDPEKVHYFTFSFIRFLNKIPGFSSLFQSLYEVKDARLEREVFGIKFKNPVGLAAGFDKDAKLYQELSNFGFGFIEIGTLTPVGQEGNPKKRLFRLKEDNAIINRMGFNNGGVKEAVERLKKNKGVLIGGNIGKNKVTPNEEAVKDYEICFEALFPYVDYFVVNVSSPNTPNLRELQDKKPLTDLLQTLQDKNNAKPKQKPILLKIAPDLTDEQLLDIIDIVNETKIAGVIATNTTISREGLQSENKSEMGGLSGKPLTKRSTEVIRFLSEKSNKSFPIIGVGGIHTAEDAIEKLNAGASLVQLYTGFIYEGPALVKAINKKILENS
- a CDS encoding cation-translocating P-type ATPase, which translates into the protein MANKFPIAMNDSTKYSTGLSDLEVLESSKKFGTNTINHQDKNHFLNSILDIVKEPMFLLLLTATSIYFITGDYADGIFMTFAIISVVAISVFQESRSRNAIEALKKLTQPKCKVIRNSQLIEIPTEEIVISDCVQLEEGAFIPADGIILSSNDFSVNESILTGESLAVFKSNESENKQVFQGTIVASGLAICEVTAIGNKTQLGKIGSSLNDIEEEKTPLQIQIGNFVTKMSIIGLVIFAIVWAINYYNSRMVLDSLLKALTLAMSVIPEEIPVAFTTFMALGAWRLMKMGIITKQTKTVETLGSATVICTDKTGTITENRMSLAELYLFKSNSIVATTQKLNPEAEEIINYAMWSSEPIPFDAMEIAIHEAYSNFESEDKRPHFKMVHEYPLSGKPPMMTHVFENNTGQRIIAAKGAPEALIAVSRLSEAEKNQIFEAMKAMTQKGFRVLGVGVSDFSGTDYPESQQALKFKFKGLVAFYDPPKHNIQAVFETFYKAGIQVKIVTGDNAETTSTIAKQVGFKNADKVLNGDELMAMDEATLKEKVMETAIFTRMFPEAKLRIIKALKANNQIVAMTGDGVNDGPALKSAHIGIAMGKKGTEIAKQAANLILVDDNFERMTDAIAMGRKIYLNLKKAIQYIISIHIPIILIVFIPLSLGWMYPNIFTPVHIIFLEIIMGPTCSIIYENEPMEDNLMLQKPRPLTTTFFNFKEVLISIIQGLVITLGLLFIYQYAIGENMSENGTRTLIFLTLITSNIVLTLANRSFYYSIFKTIQYKNNLVGLIIGITILLTGLILFIPAFSNFFLFEMVSSSQIGLCVVVGSISVLWVEIYKAFKRRKTD
- the guaB gene encoding IMP dehydrogenase, encoding MKAHTTKIVGEGLTYDDVLLIPNYSEILPREVSIQSKFSRNITLNVPIVSAAMDTVTESSMAIAMAQEGGIGVLHKNMTIEQQAAKVKKVKRAESGMIIDPVTLPLTATVGDAKMAMKEFSIGGIPVVDENGTLKGIVTNRDLRFEKVNSRSILEVMTSENLVTAAQGTTLQEAEGILQENKIEKLPVVDNNNKLVGLITFRDITKLTQKPIANKDKFGRLRVAAALGVTADAVDRATALVNAGVDAVIIDTAHGHTKGVVDVLKAVKAKFPELDVVVGNIATPEAALYLAQNGADAVKVGIGPGSICTTRVVAGVGFPQFSAVLEVAAALRGSGVPVIADGGIRYTGDIPKAIAAGADCVMLGSLLAGTKESPGETIIFEGRKFKSYRGMGSVEAMQEGSKDRYFQDVEDDVKKLVPEGIVGRVPYKGELNESMQQFIGGLRAGMGYCGAKDIPTLQENGRFIRITASGIGESHPHNVTITKEAPNYSR
- a CDS encoding hydroxymethylglutaryl-CoA lyase; the protein is MNEIKIIECPRDAMQGIKPFIPIEKKVKYIQSLLRVGFDTIDFGSFVSPKAIPQMQDTVEVLAQLDLSATNSKLLAIIANTQGAQNASVHKEIQYLGFPFSISENFQMRNTHKTIAESLVTLQEILEIADKSNKEVVTYISMGFGNPYGDPWNVEIVGEWTEKLANMGVKILSLSDTVGSSTPEVIDYLFSNLIPKYPNIEFGAHLHTTPGKWFEKIDAAYNAGCRRYDGAIQGFGGCPMAKDDLTGNMPTEKLLSYFTTKRENTNTSPMSFESAYNEATKLFGEFH
- a CDS encoding CAP domain-containing protein; amino-acid sequence: MSKFFLFVSFLFSISIFSQKEVEIDFKKLNSKVSILINNHRKSLKLKEFDKDTFLLKAAEDHSLYLKKLGFLSHEQKDVKKKNPSDRVNFYGGKKFSGFGENILFTSIKQEKYSDKELDKLAQTIFNQWKNSPPHYKNIINKDFDAADLGFFIDIKRNRIYATHVFGRKGIEIPNQLSENAFGLKVKNQKCKTIDFGTKLHIGNSIQIEGENVILYYHDKQEFETIFSNPKDGIAIDFVEKEQMSCNKPNTFDISPIYDGVMSEPIYREELLKNNTAQNKYKLITNVGKVPSHLIGKEIVANVILIFDNCACEYVVPLQIKSKTIDLFPLDPIIELTNDASLSNKGIIYTEEILFEFDKNKVKSNNESYYKLHHKVHSTQIYSYSSVEGNEISNKKLHNDRAAAIQKFAKDSLGIKIKPSIIVAEENWEKCYIQLAMENMEYLASKPKNEIRKYINLKNKDFETYLNEQRVSKLVVNYYGEIDKDSLLKAQNSELFYDLNLKTAIFDKDYKKANLALSKIYSLEFSSCIFDEMVFNEIKTNPKLVQNATAVICKNFNQDYFKTTQFLKIWLEKFDSLPKNAQLNLLILYSRINSELLEKWDINFSKLTNVIKPVSVENKFITFKENKKLQSNFDYILLYYSNHINDYKNINEYFDRVYLSFKSNIKTKEDRMNLALFVNHWSVYSYSIALLKSEMNKPSFSKEEALLLAQTAALFFEENNAKTNQQVLNKVYQLNKKEWCEWQKENFNLLRNEQIKSDFCKKCNNM